One Kushneria konosiri genomic window, CTTTGATATCGGCGTTTATCTGGTGGTGCTTGGGTCAGTGTTGACGGCCGTGATCAACCTGACGGAGGTCGACAAGGATGAAGCATGACGTGCGCGTACCATTCGGGGAGGGCATTGCATGGAACCCATAATGGCAGTGGTCATCGGCGTAATTTACGCCGCGGCCATCTACATGATGCTACGACGATCCATCGTCAAGCTGGTGATCGGACTGATCCTGATTTCCAACGCCGCCAATCTGCTGATCTTCGCCACGGCCGGCATGACGCGCGATGCCCCACCCCTGATTCCCATGAACGGCGACCCGCTGGGAGAGGTCATTGCTGACCCGCTGCCGCAGGCACTGGTCCTGACCGCCATCGTGATTGCCTTTGGTGTCTTGTCGTTTGCCGTGGTGCTGATTCGTCGTGCCTATCAGATCGTCGGGGTCGACGACATGGACCAGATGAAGGATACCGACACGTGAACCCTGAAGTCGCTCTCCCGATACTGATCCCCCTGGCGGCGGGGGCGCTGTCGATGGCGTTCTGGCGCTCGCGCATGATGCAGCGGCTAATTGGTATTGCCGGTACGGCCGCGCTGCTGGCGACCAGTATCTGGCTCTTTGCCAGCGTTCAGTCGCAGGGTTATGTGATCATGAATGCCGGCGGCTGGGCCGCGCCCTTTGGCATCACGCTGGTGGCAGATCTTCTGAGCGCCATCATGGTGGTGCTGACCGGTATCATCGGCTTTGCCGTTGCAGTGTATTCACTGCCGACCATCGGAAGAGGCCACGAAACCTTTGGCTACTATCCGCTCATGCATCTTTTGCTGGCCGGAGTGGCGGGTGCCTTTCTGACCGGCGATATCTTCAATCTGTATGTCTGGTTTGAAGTAATGTTGCTGGCGTCCTTCGCGCTGTTGATTCTGGGTGGCGAGCGTGCCCAGATGGAAGGAGCCATCAAATACGTCACGCTGAATCTACTGTCATCGGTGATCTTTCTCAGCGCTGTCGGGCTGCTTTATGGCCTGCTGGGCACGCTCAATATGGCCGATATCGCACGTCGCGTGGCGCTGGTCGAGGACAACACGCTGATCGATGTCGTAGCGGTGATGTTCATGATCTCGTTTGGCATCAAGGCTGCGGCCTTTCCGCTGTTTTTCTGGCTGCCGGCGGCCTATCACACCCCGCCAGTGGCGGTGTCGGCCCTGTTTGCCGGACTTTTGACCAAGGTGGGGGTCTACGCCCTGTTTCGTGTCTTCACGCTGATTTTCAATCAGTCGGTGGATTACACCCACGAGATTTTGCTGTGGGGAGCGGGGCTGACCATGCTGACCGGCGTTCTGGGTGCTGCGGCCCAGTTCGAGTTCCGCCGTATTCTCTCCTTTCATATTGTCAGTCAGATTGGCTATATGCTCATGGGTCTGGCGCTTTTCACACCGCTGGCGCTGATCGGTGGGGTGTTTTATATCCTTCACCACATCATTGTGAAGACCAACCTGTTCCTGATCAGCGGGGTCGTCTATCGGTTGAAGGGCACTCATGATCTCAAGCAGCTGGGCGGCGTCTACAAGGCCTGGCCGCTGTTGGGCGTGCTCTTTCTGATTCCGGCGCTGTCACTGGCTGGAGTCCCCCCGCTGTCAGGTTTTTTTGCCAAGTTTGTCCTGATTCGCGCCAGTATCGAGGCTGGCCATGTGGGTATCACGGTGATTGCTCTGCTGGTCGGGCTTTTGACGCTCTATTCAATGACCAAGATCTGGGCCGAGGTGTTCTGGAAAAAATCACCCGATGAGGCACCTTCCTTGAAAGTGGCGCCGCTGTCCCAGCGTCATCTCTGGCTGATGCTGTTGCCGGTGGTGGGACTGGCCGGATGCACGGTATTCATCGGGCTCAACGGTCAGCTTCTTTACGATGTGGCAGAGGCCTCGGCAGCGCAACTTCTGAATCCTCAGGCCTATATCGATGCCGTACTGGGAGAGCAGCCATGATCGGGCTTTTATCCAATCTGCTGTTGGCAGTGGCGTGGATCGCGCTCAGTGGTGATTTCAGTATGGGGGGCATGCTGACCGGTCTGGTCTTTGGGTATCTGGTCATCTTGCTGTTGCAAAATCAGCTGCCTGGTCT contains:
- a CDS encoding Na+/H+ antiporter subunit C; the encoded protein is MEPIMAVVIGVIYAAAIYMMLRRSIVKLVIGLILISNAANLLIFATAGMTRDAPPLIPMNGDPLGEVIADPLPQALVLTAIVIAFGVLSFAVVLIRRAYQIVGVDDMDQMKDTDT
- a CDS encoding Na+/H+ antiporter subunit D, which translates into the protein MNPEVALPILIPLAAGALSMAFWRSRMMQRLIGIAGTAALLATSIWLFASVQSQGYVIMNAGGWAAPFGITLVADLLSAIMVVLTGIIGFAVAVYSLPTIGRGHETFGYYPLMHLLLAGVAGAFLTGDIFNLYVWFEVMLLASFALLILGGERAQMEGAIKYVTLNLLSSVIFLSAVGLLYGLLGTLNMADIARRVALVEDNTLIDVVAVMFMISFGIKAAAFPLFFWLPAAYHTPPVAVSALFAGLLTKVGVYALFRVFTLIFNQSVDYTHEILLWGAGLTMLTGVLGAAAQFEFRRILSFHIVSQIGYMLMGLALFTPLALIGGVFYILHHIIVKTNLFLISGVVYRLKGTHDLKQLGGVYKAWPLLGVLFLIPALSLAGVPPLSGFFAKFVLIRASIEAGHVGITVIALLVGLLTLYSMTKIWAEVFWKKSPDEAPSLKVAPLSQRHLWLMLLPVVGLAGCTVFIGLNGQLLYDVAEASAAQLLNPQAYIDAVLGEQP